The sequence below is a genomic window from Anaerolineales bacterium.
TCCAGCGGCTGGGTCACCAAAAAGAATCCCTCCGCCGACACGCTCCATTATCCGCTCGGCTACAAGGACCCGGATTCCTTCGGTTTGTCGGGGCAGTTGGTTTGGGCGACCAACATTTTAAGCATCGGCTATTACGGTTGGCGCGATGCCAGCCAGTTGGAGCTTCCCTTCAACGACGGCAGCGTCATGAGGCTGGCTCCGGACCTGAACGCTGGAACGGCGGCCATCCTGTATTATTTCGCCCGGACAACCGGTGGACGCGGGGAATGGGCGCAGGCCGTCGCAGACTTTTTGGAGGTGTACCGGCGGCTGTTCGGCGATCCGTTCAGCGAAGCCATCGAGCCGTTGTACACCGCCGACCTGCCGCTTTACGAGATGGAACTGCCTTTTTACAAAGGCCAGCAGTGGGCTTTCACCGGCGGCCCGCACGGGGCCTGGGAGCGCGACGGCGCGCGGGCGGCGTTGGACTTCGCGCCGACCGATGCGCCGAATTGCGCCATCTCGCCGAGTTGGACGACCGCGGTCGCCCCGGGGCTGATCGTACGCTCGATCGGCCACGTGGTGGTGATCGACCTGGACGGAGACGGATACGAGCAGACCGGCTGGAACGTGCTCTACCTGCACATCGCCGATAAGGATCACATTTTAAAGGGGATGCGGGTGGAGACGGACGACCGGCTCGGCCATCCGTCCTGCGAGGGCGGAATCGCCACCGGGACTCACATTCACATCGCCCGGAAATACAACGGCGAGTGGATGCTCGCCGGGGGGCCGGTTCCCTTTATCCTCAGCCGCTGGGTGGCCCATGCGGGGGAACATCCCTACGAGGGAACGTTGGAACGCGATGGGATTGTCGTCACCGCCCGGGCTTGGGCGACGCAGGAACTCCTCGTGTGGCGCTGAAGCCTCGGACCGGATTAGAATCGGTTCGGAACGAATGAATCCACGGGTATCGGATACTACGCTGTGGCTGGATGTGCCGCCGAATCCGGGTTCTCGCCGCTTGGCGGCAGGGTGGCGTTTCCGGGCGGGCCGGTTATTGGGGCCGGCGGTTTTCTTGTTCCTGAGTGTCTCGGCTTGCGGTCCGGAGGAATTGCCGGCCACGATCCCCGCAACGGCGACGGCCGAAAGCGCCGAGCTTTACTCAGTCCTTTCCCCCACGCCGCTTCCCACCCGGCTGCTCTCCGAACCGGGGCAGATCATGGACTATCAAGCGCAATCCGGCGATACGCTCGAAGCCGTCGCCGCTCATTTCCGCACCACCGTTGAGGACATCCGCAGGCAAAACCCCGATCTGCCCGGCAAGATCACAACGCTGATCCCGGGCGAGATCCTCCGCGTACCGGTGTACCTGGCTCCCTTCACCGGGACGCCGTTCCAGATTTTGCCCGACAGCGAGGTGGCGGCCGGACCTTCGACGGGGCATTTTTCCGGTTCGGTGTTCGTCGAGAATTCGCCCGGATACTTAAAGGACTACGCCGAATTCGTATTCGGGATGCGGTTGGACGGTTGGGGAGTGGTGGAAACCGTGGCGAGGGATTTTTCCGTGCATCCGCGCCTGCTCCTGGCGCTTTTGGAATACCGCTCAGGCGCGTTGAGCCGCGACGATCAAAGCGAGGCCTTGAAAGCGTATCCGCTCGGTTCGACGGACATCACCGATATCGGACTCGGGATGCAGCTTTCGTGGGCTGCGGAGATGCTGAACGAGGGATACTACGGCTGGCGGACGGGCTGGCTTGGGGAATTGGAGCTGGCCGACGGCCGGGTTTCCCACCCCGACCCGTGGCAGAACGCCGGAACGGTGGCGGTCCAATACCTGCTGGCGCACTGGTTCGGGCAGGACGAGTTCGATCTTGCCGTAGGTCCGGAGGGGTTTGTCCAAACCTACCGGCGGCTGTTCGGCGACCCGTTCGGGTACGCCGAGGAATTGATCCCGGGCGGTCTGCTTCAGCCGGCGATGCAATTGCCTTTCGAACCGGGGAAAATTTGGATCTATACCGGCGGACCGCATTCGGTCTGGGGGCATCATTTGCCGTGGGCGGCGGTCGATTTCGCCCCGCCGTCGGAAACGTACGGCTGTCAGGAAAGCCCCGAGTGGGCGACGGCGGCCGCCGACGGCCTGGTCGCACGCAGTGGTCCGGCGACGGTCGTTTTGGATTTGGATTTCGACGGCGACGAACATACCGGATGGATCGTTTTTTATTTTCACGTGGCGGAAGCGGGCCGGATTCCCGCCGGCGCGCGTTTGCGGGCCGGCGATCGGATCGGGCATCCTTCCTGCGAAGGCGGAACGGCGACCGGAAGCCACATCCACATCGCCCGGCGCTACAACGGCGAATGGATATCGGCCGGCGGCCCGTTGGCGTTCAACCTGAGCGATTGGATCGTCGGATACGGGGACCGGCCGTATCAGGGAACCCTCTCGTATTACCTGGAAGCCGTCCTCCATGCCTACGAGGGAGTCACGCCCGACAACCGAATCATGCTTCCGGCCGCGGCAACCCCGACGCCCGCCGCCTGATTGGTTCCTCGCCGGCAGTCCCGTGCCCGGCCTCACTCCGCGGTTTTCTCAGGCGTCTTCCGCCCGCTTTCGCTCCGGCGGAACCGCCGCGAAGCATGCGCCGCGCGGCTGCTCGATCGGTGTGCATTCCATGTTATATTATTTGCGGTATCCAAGCCGGCCGGGCGATCGCGGCTCCGGACGCAGGTCCGGGGCCGAGGAAAGTCCGCGCTCCACAGGGCGCGACGCCGGGTAATTCCCGGGGCGGGGCAACCTGTCGGAAGAGGGCCACAGAGAAGCGCATTGCCCGGAAACGGGCGAGGGTGAAACGGCGGTGTAAGAGACCACCGGCGTCCGCCGCAATGCGGACGGCCAGGCAACCCCCGTCGGGAGCAAGGCCAAACAGAGGTGACCCCCCGCGGGGGAAACGGTCCGGCCCGGGCCGTCGGAACCTCGGGTAGGCCGCTGGAGCCGCGTGGCAACACGCGCGCCGAGAGAGATGATCGCCGGGCGGGGCAACCCGCACCACAGAACGCGGCTTATAGGCCGGCTTGGATGCCGCCCCTTCTCTTCCGCCGCGGCGGGCGCCGCTCCGGCCGGGAGCACCGCATGACCGTCGAATTGTTTACAGGCAAAGATCCGCAAGGCCGTATTTGGGAGCCGGATTTTTCGCACGAGGTTCATGCGGCCATTCGGATGATCGGCAAGGCTTGGCGCGCCTTCCACGCCGCCCCGGAATTGTACCTTCTCGCGTTCAATCTCCATTCTCCGAACATCGACATGCTGGTGATTTCCGAACGGGGGATCGGCCTGCTGGAAATGAAGGGCCATCGCGGAGCCATCCGTATCAATCCCGAGGATCATTGGCTGGCGGACGGCCAAAAGATGTTGGGCTTCAAGCCGTTTCCGGGCCGCGAACGGCCGGCCTCGTCTTCCTACCTAAATCCGCACGACCAGGTCCAAGGGCACGGTGAGCGGTTTATGGAACGCTTTCTTCCCGTTGTCCGCGAGCAGTATCCCGAATTGACCCGCGGGAAACGACGCGGATTGCGGCTGCAGACGTGCGTTTGTTTTACCAATCCGGAGGCGGACCTCGCGGAAATCCGAAAAGTTGCGCCGGAGTGGAGCCGCGGGCGGCTGCGCTCCTGGGAAAGCGACTTCTCGGTCATTTCCGCGGATGAAGTTCCGGAATGGATTTCCACCCTGCGGTTTGAGGTCAAACAGGTGGATTCGCCGCCCTACTATCCGTTCCGGCTGACGCCGGCGAAGATGCGGCCGCTGCTTTTGGCGCTGTTTTCGGTGGAGCGATGGAAGTCGGTTGAGCGGATTCTCCCCGTCCACCGCTACGGACAGCTGCGGCAAATCAGCGAGGGGCGGACGGCGGCGACCTATTCACTCTGGGAGGAGGAGACCTTCCTCGGCCGCGATCCTCTAAAATGCACGATCGTCGTGCCGCAGCACTACACCCGGGTCAGCCGGGTGCATGCCGTCATCCGGCGCGAGGCGGATGAAATCATCCTGGAGGATTTGGACAGCCACAACGGAACCTACCTCGACGGCCGCAGGATTACCGGCAAGGCGGTTCTCCGCGAGGGGATGGCGGTTTCCCTGGGCGGGCGCGGGCAATCGCAGAAGGAATGCCGCTACGAATTTCACCGGACCGGGGACGCACAGGAGGAAATGGACACCACGGAGGACGGAACCCGGCCGCATATGTTTTTGTTGGACGCGGTTCAAGATGAGTCCGCCCAGCCGCAAAACCGGGATCAATCCAATCCGCAGGGGAAGCGGGTGCGGCCCGATTGAAAGCCGAAACGAACAGGCAACTTTGTGTTTGTCCGCCGCGTCGGAGGAAGGATGAGGTGCGGTATAATTTTCGGCGATCGGGGCGTTGGGTGGAACCCGATCCGCAATATGACTGTTCGCTTGCCTCCGAAAAACCAGCGGGTCTTCTAAGGAGAAGAAGGCATGGGTTCCGGTCACCATTTTGAGATCGAAGCCATGCGGGATGGGAAAAAAAACCTCCATCCCGCATGGGCGGCGGTGGGATGTTTTACCGTGGTGGGTCTGAGCACGGCGGGGTATCTGCTGGGTGGATGGCTGATCGAGATGAACAGTTCCGAGGGTTGGCTTCTGATCCCCGGCCAGTTGGCCGGTCCGGCGCAATCCCCGTATCTGTTCCTCAA
It includes:
- a CDS encoding LysM peptidoglycan-binding domain-containing protein: MNRQKRRCPGIGLALLLCILAAPALACSRETAATLEVDSLFATPTRTVPPPTPTPTDPPTATPTAVPLPTATLKPTNTYPPTPTRRPQATPLPTGYIVQAGDTLRTIAIRFGVLPGDIQAVNGDPVPQERLLEPGTRLVIPVSLEGTSDSTHLFPDSAIVYSPAFANFDPIQYLRDQDGYLSSYIQGSGEMANGPEILRQIAFNNSFSPKLLIALVEYSSGWVTKKNPSADTLHYPLGYKDPDSFGLSGQLVWATNILSIGYYGWRDASQLELPFNDGSVMRLAPDLNAGTAAILYYFARTTGGRGEWAQAVADFLEVYRRLFGDPFSEAIEPLYTADLPLYEMELPFYKGQQWAFTGGPHGAWERDGARAALDFAPTDAPNCAISPSWTTAVAPGLIVRSIGHVVVIDLDGDGYEQTGWNVLYLHIADKDHILKGMRVETDDRLGHPSCEGGIATGTHIHIARKYNGEWMLAGGPVPFILSRWVAHAGEHPYEGTLERDGIVVTARAWATQELLVWR
- a CDS encoding LysM peptidoglycan-binding domain-containing protein; its protein translation is MNPRVSDTTLWLDVPPNPGSRRLAAGWRFRAGRLLGPAVFLFLSVSACGPEELPATIPATATAESAELYSVLSPTPLPTRLLSEPGQIMDYQAQSGDTLEAVAAHFRTTVEDIRRQNPDLPGKITTLIPGEILRVPVYLAPFTGTPFQILPDSEVAAGPSTGHFSGSVFVENSPGYLKDYAEFVFGMRLDGWGVVETVARDFSVHPRLLLALLEYRSGALSRDDQSEALKAYPLGSTDITDIGLGMQLSWAAEMLNEGYYGWRTGWLGELELADGRVSHPDPWQNAGTVAVQYLLAHWFGQDEFDLAVGPEGFVQTYRRLFGDPFGYAEELIPGGLLQPAMQLPFEPGKIWIYTGGPHSVWGHHLPWAAVDFAPPSETYGCQESPEWATAAADGLVARSGPATVVLDLDFDGDEHTGWIVFYFHVAEAGRIPAGARLRAGDRIGHPSCEGGTATGSHIHIARRYNGEWISAGGPLAFNLSDWIVGYGDRPYQGTLSYYLEAVLHAYEGVTPDNRIMLPAAATPTPAA
- a CDS encoding FHA domain-containing protein — protein: MTVELFTGKDPQGRIWEPDFSHEVHAAIRMIGKAWRAFHAAPELYLLAFNLHSPNIDMLVISERGIGLLEMKGHRGAIRINPEDHWLADGQKMLGFKPFPGRERPASSSYLNPHDQVQGHGERFMERFLPVVREQYPELTRGKRRGLRLQTCVCFTNPEADLAEIRKVAPEWSRGRLRSWESDFSVISADEVPEWISTLRFEVKQVDSPPYYPFRLTPAKMRPLLLALFSVERWKSVERILPVHRYGQLRQISEGRTAATYSLWEEETFLGRDPLKCTIVVPQHYTRVSRVHAVIRREADEIILEDLDSHNGTYLDGRRITGKAVLREGMAVSLGGRGQSQKECRYEFHRTGDAQEEMDTTEDGTRPHMFLLDAVQDESAQPQNRDQSNPQGKRVRPD